Within the Spartinivicinus poritis genome, the region ATGCCTATAAAGAAGGTGATACCCTAAATCCCGTACCACTGCTTAATTGTGATGCAGCAATCGATGACTTATTAAGTCGTTATTAAAAATTAGTTCTCTAGATACAGTACCAGAAACCTGGTAATTATACACCCAATGCGAAGGGTTTTTAGGTGAAGCTATCAAGTGACGAAGCCTCATGAGCCTATTGGAATAGGTGATTGGGGTGGGGAACGACGATAACAAAACCTAAAAATGATTCGCGACGGGTATATCTAAGAACTTACTAAAGCCACCTGTTTTATTTTCTCCGACTGCTTCCATACCCTCAACAGCATTATCATAACCGCATAGCCAAGCAATAGGACTAATTGGGCTACTTTTGAAGACAGCATGCCTAAATGATAATGTTTTTCCTTGCAAGCTATCAGGCACTTTATTACCTAGCGTAACATGGATAACACCATTGACTCCTTCTACACCAGTCACTTGATTACCTATTATTTTGTTAGGGGCTGGTACCCCTTCCTCGTTATTATTAGCAGGAAATTTATGATGATCGAAATAGAATTGTGCAATATGATCTATAGCAAATCTCATCATACTTCATCAGGTTAGCGTCAGGATCATCAGGTGATATTTTATCATTATCACCCACCACCAGCTCCCCTGAAGAAAGCATGAATATAAAAAGAGCTATCAACTACTTAA harbors:
- a CDS encoding pilin, whose product is MMRFAIDHIAQFYFDHHKFPANNNEEGVPAPNKIIGNQVTGVEGVNGVIHVTLGNKVPDSLQGKTLSFRHAVFKSSPISPIAWLCGYDNAVEGMEAVGENKTGGFSKFLDIPVANHF